The Populus nigra chromosome 14, ddPopNigr1.1, whole genome shotgun sequence genome has a segment encoding these proteins:
- the LOC133673538 gene encoding cytochrome P450 81Q32-like has protein sequence MEDILQYSLLGGFFLLLAVTLLQHARKYRMKLPPSPPGRLILGHLPLLKQPRAIHRTLHDIAQKNGPIVTLKFGFRTVIIVSSPSAVEECFTKNDIILANRPPFLNGKVLNYNFTTLAAAPYGDHWRNLRRLTAIEVFSSSRLNTFSSVRREEVKNLLRKIHKTCGDGSAVIELRTMLLDLNFNIMMRMVAGKKYYGEDVDGLEESRRFKDMMQEFSECTRVTNLGDLFPILQCIDYDGFKNRMTQLGKRMDAFWQGLIDEHRVDKDRNTMVSHLLALQESEPEYYTDEIIKGIILMMLVAGTKTSAMSLEWAFSNLLNNPRVLKKAIDEVDTQVGQDRLVDEPDFSNLHYIQCIIYENLRLCPPAPLLVPHVASERCSLGGYDIPSGAMVLVNAWSIHRNPDVWEDPLSFKPERFENGKGEPYRLMPFGLGRRGCPGEAMALRVINMVMGQLLQCFEFSTIDGKDVDMTETAATLMLKITPLQLICKARPNTHSLLA, from the exons ATGGAAGACATCCTGCAATACTCTCTTCTGGgtggtttctttcttcttcttgctgTCACCCTCTTGCAACATGCAAGAAAGTACCGCATGAAGCTCCCACCAAGCCCACCAGGTAGACTAATTTTAGGCCATCTTCCTCTCCTCAAACAACCCAGGGCCATCCACCGAACTCTACACGACATCGCACAAAAAAATGGTCCAATCGTGACTCTTAAATTTGGGTTCCGAACTGTGATCATTGTATCATCACCATCAGCCGTCGAAGAATGTTTCACCAAGAATGACATTATCTTGGCCAACCGTCCTCCTTTTCTAAATGGCAAGGTATTGAACTACAACTTCACCACCCTTGCTGCAGCACCATATGGTGATCATTGGCGTAATCTTCGTCGCCTTACTGCCATCGAAGTCTTCTCATCAAGTCGCCTCAACACATTTTCGAGCGTCCGAAGAGAAGAAGTAAAGAATTTACTCCGTAAAATTCATAAAACGTGTGGGGATGGTTCCGCCGTGATAGAGTTAAGGACAATGTTGTTGGATCTTAACTTTAATATAATGATGAGAATGGTTGCAGGGAAGAAGTATTATGGTGAAGATGTTGATGGGCTTGAAGAGTCAAGGAGATTTAAGGACATGATGCAAGAGTTTTCTGAGTGTACTAGGGTGACAAATCTTGGGGATTTATTTCCCATTTTGCAGTGCATTGATTATGATGGATTTAAGAACAGGATGACTCAGCTAGGTAAAAGGATGGACGCTTTCTGGCAAGGACTCATTGATGAACATAGAGTTGATAAGGATAGAAACACCATGGTTAGCCATTTGCTCGCTTTGCAAGAATCGGAACCAGAATACTATACCGACGAAATCATCAAAGGCATTATTCTG ATGATGTTGGTTGCCGGGACAAAGACCTCTGCTATGTCTTTAGAATGGGCATTTTCCAACCTGCTGAATAATCCACGCGTATTAAAGAAAGCGATAGACGAAGTGGACACCCAAGTTGGTCAAGACCGCTTGGTGGATGAACCAGATTTCTCTAATCTACATTATATTCAGTGTATCATCTATGAAAACCTGAGACTATGTCCACCAGCTCCGCTCCTGGTACCACATGTGGCATCCGAGCGCTGCTCCCTTGGAGGCTATGATATTCCATCAGGTGCAATGGTACTTGTAAATGCATGGTCCATTCATAGAAATCCCGACGTGTGGGAGGATCCATTAAGTTTCAAGCCTGAAAGATTTGAAAATGGGAAAGGTGAACCATACAGGCTAATGCCATTTGGGTTAGGAAGGAGAGGTTGTCCTGGAGAAGCTATGGCACTTAGAGTGATAAACATGGTTATGGGCCAATTGCTTCAATGTTTTGAGTTCTCAACTATTGATGGAAAGGACGTCGATATGACTGAAACGGCAGCGACACTCATGTTGAAAATTACCCCACTGCAACTCATCTGCAAAGCTCGCCCGAACACTCACAGCCTGCTCGCTTAG